Proteins encoded in a region of the Chryseobacterium piperi genome:
- a CDS encoding TolC family protein yields the protein MLKKLIFLSFPTILFAQQTEEWNLQKTLEYATTKHPTVQQSILKVDQRKQEVIASKGMLLPSVTAGTSQNYSFGSTINPGTNQRETLNVGNTEFSARANWELFNWRNFMNISLNKMNKESSDYRLKAVQNDIALNVIQLFFQYQNDKAWLDVLKTQLDGVEEQIKRTEKEVEIGNRPKSDVYDIKANMGTLQEQWVSAKNQREISKNSLLNALAINSDTIEFIQNTSDTPSVLSFSDENFIKEMLEKNPAYMAILKEIQVSEERIKVEKSGYLPTLNGLYAWSTFYSKVLGGNQAATPFSDQFNQNKNQQVYFNLNIPVFNKLQIKSNVEIAKLSKINADLEKEKTVSNLVTALKSIKIQYLNSEEKYRLLQQNFENQKRSFDKSEEKYKEGLMDAYTFFVVRNNWLQANYNLIKSRNDLILQRELWEIYNR from the coding sequence ATGTTAAAAAAGCTCATTTTCCTCAGTTTTCCTACGATACTGTTTGCCCAGCAGACAGAAGAATGGAACCTGCAAAAAACACTGGAATATGCAACCACTAAGCACCCTACTGTTCAGCAAAGTATTCTGAAAGTAGATCAGCGTAAACAAGAAGTTATTGCTTCTAAAGGAATGTTATTGCCTTCTGTAACTGCAGGAACGAGTCAGAATTATAGTTTTGGATCTACCATCAACCCTGGAACCAACCAACGGGAAACCCTTAATGTCGGAAATACAGAATTCTCCGCAAGAGCTAACTGGGAATTATTTAACTGGAGAAATTTTATGAATATTTCTCTGAATAAGATGAATAAGGAAAGTTCTGATTATCGCCTTAAAGCAGTACAAAATGATATTGCACTCAATGTCATTCAGCTATTTTTCCAGTATCAAAATGATAAAGCATGGCTCGATGTACTGAAAACCCAGTTGGATGGTGTAGAAGAACAAATTAAAAGAACAGAGAAAGAAGTAGAAATCGGCAACCGCCCCAAAAGTGATGTTTATGATATAAAAGCCAATATGGGAACGCTACAGGAACAATGGGTTTCCGCCAAGAATCAAAGAGAGATTTCTAAAAATAGTCTACTCAATGCACTGGCCATTAATTCAGACACTATAGAGTTTATTCAAAATACTTCCGATACTCCTTCTGTATTGTCTTTTTCGGATGAAAATTTCATAAAAGAAATGCTGGAAAAGAACCCTGCCTACATGGCTATTCTGAAAGAAATTCAGGTTTCCGAAGAACGTATTAAGGTTGAGAAAAGTGGCTATCTGCCAACCCTTAATGGCCTGTATGCATGGTCAACCTTTTACAGCAAAGTTTTAGGAGGAAATCAGGCAGCTACTCCATTCTCAGATCAGTTTAATCAGAATAAAAATCAACAGGTCTATTTTAACCTCAACATTCCGGTATTTAATAAGCTTCAGATAAAATCTAATGTGGAAATTGCAAAACTTAGTAAAATCAATGCTGATCTGGAAAAAGAAAAAACAGTCAGCAATCTGGTTACGGCTTTAAAATCCATCAAAATTCAATACCTAAATTCAGAAGAAAAATACAGGCTTCTACAACAGAACTTTGAAAACCAAAAACGCTCTTTCGACAAATCAGAAGAAAAATACAAAGAAGGATTAATGGATGCCTATACCTTTTTTGTGGTTCGTAATAATTGGCTCCAGGCGAATTATAACCTTATCAAAAGCCGAAATGATCTCATTTTGCAAAGAGAGCTCTGGGAAATATACAACAGGTAG
- a CDS encoding energy transducer TonB gives MKTYYNQHRSMLNNEFKKKFDAEPGTFQKASIKQDFLFFMKKMDSIENVALIGALLKTKNIEDLRRLQLENKMTSPEKAPEIFPVTDKPADYPGGINALRQEVANLFYIDGVYSELKMVKANVAFIVEKDGSISNVDAQGENFTFNRQAQIALYSLSEKFSPAIINGDPVRYRFKLPLTMTIE, from the coding sequence GTGAAAACATATTACAATCAGCACCGCAGTATGCTTAATAATGAATTCAAGAAAAAATTTGATGCAGAACCCGGAACTTTCCAAAAGGCTTCTATCAAGCAAGACTTTCTATTTTTTATGAAAAAAATGGATAGTATTGAAAATGTAGCTTTAATAGGAGCTTTATTAAAGACAAAAAATATAGAAGACCTCCGTAGATTACAACTGGAAAACAAAATGACCTCCCCTGAAAAAGCTCCCGAAATCTTCCCTGTTACGGATAAACCGGCAGATTACCCTGGTGGCATCAATGCATTAAGACAGGAGGTTGCCAATCTTTTTTATATTGACGGTGTTTATTCAGAACTTAAAATGGTTAAAGCGAACGTTGCATTTATTGTAGAGAAAGATGGAAGCATCAGCAATGTAGATGCTCAGGGAGAAAATTTTACATTTAACAGGCAAGCCCAAATTGCATTATATTCTCTTTCAGAAAAATTTTCTCCTGCTATAATCAATGGAGATCCTGTAAGATACCGTTTCAAACTTCCATTAACAATGACTATTGAATAA
- a CDS encoding type III pantothenate kinase encodes MNSIVINVGNSNIRFGLFDDDNCDVSWVINTKPYRTADELYVQMLMLYQTYKIEPKEITKVIIGSVVPQLTKVIGSAIKKIHGISPVIVDRSTPSGVQAKSKQMGTDIYANLVAAHTMYPDRKKIIIDFGTALTASCVTETGETLGVIIAPGIVTSLNSLISHTAQLPEIELKKPKSVLGLDTVTCMQSGMVYGFLGMVEGFIDRINEEVNDDCFVIATGGVSHVYKPLTTKIHITDRLHTLKGLYFLGKDL; translated from the coding sequence ATGAACTCTATCGTAATTAATGTAGGAAACAGCAATATCAGGTTTGGTCTTTTTGATGATGACAATTGTGATGTTTCATGGGTGATCAATACGAAGCCATACAGAACAGCAGATGAACTATATGTTCAGATGTTAATGCTTTATCAGACCTATAAAATTGAGCCCAAAGAAATAACTAAAGTTATTATAGGTTCGGTTGTACCTCAACTTACTAAAGTGATTGGTTCAGCTATAAAAAAGATACATGGTATCTCTCCTGTGATTGTTGATAGAAGTACTCCATCGGGGGTTCAGGCAAAGTCTAAGCAAATGGGAACGGATATTTATGCTAACCTTGTAGCGGCACATACGATGTATCCTGATCGTAAGAAAATCATTATAGACTTCGGAACTGCACTTACAGCAAGTTGTGTTACTGAAACTGGTGAAACTCTGGGGGTGATTATTGCGCCGGGAATTGTAACTTCATTAAATTCTTTAATCAGCCATACGGCTCAGCTTCCTGAAATTGAATTGAAAAAGCCCAAATCAGTACTGGGACTGGATACCGTGACCTGTATGCAGAGTGGGATGGTGTACGGCTTTTTAGGAATGGTAGAAGGGTTTATTGATCGAATTAATGAGGAAGTCAATGATGATTGTTTTGTAATTGCTACAGGAGGTGTTTCCCACGTGTATAAACCGCTGACGACTAAAATACATATAACAGACAGGCTTCATACCTTAAAAGGGCTATATTTTTTAGGAAAAGATTTATAA
- a CDS encoding DUF6909 family protein translates to MTNSRARETTEAIERLYISMRHLFYRGFFKPAGVSGESIRSLLKTINPEIYGTMNVPNKLELDGLMYVLDRLPEGIEECAFIHLTSDEGFDKGSFEPIVPKKRRRNCYRIDEHQMNIEVLLGRSEIYDILTHLTFLFIEADKIRNLAFIQDENWKPTRAFKIIEEVVKGEKKFSRKEKEVALIHLSSLIGRTFDETLRAYNTFGDDDNPDRLFKIIYNLGRVSLEDAKQSREREIHFSAILKERVGHHYFGEKWAHKVKEVLFENNLHMRPLHIISANMHSVKNMLYANDALKKKDHKEVDYKLYGEISDKKELRDKVSKYALDQGLIYIDDKSGSNIDVQIIDLSKTDLKNTPFSQTKYSGDDVIMVFDYAFGEQAFEVMDELLRPFEHKGEVYMMKVKSVSIMGKAGILTGEKGDIMIPTSHIFEGTADNYPFENALKLDDFKDDELKAFEGTMITVLGTSLQNRDILSYFMNTSWKAIGLEMEGAHYQKAIQVASKIRHHIAPDLFVCYAYYASDNPLETGSTLSSGGLGLTGVKPTYLITLKILEKILQSGKKEISAKK, encoded by the coding sequence ATGACAAATTCTAGAGCAAGAGAAACAACAGAGGCAATTGAAAGACTATACATTTCTATGAGACACTTATTTTATAGAGGGTTTTTCAAACCGGCTGGTGTTTCAGGAGAAAGTATAAGAAGTTTGTTGAAAACCATCAATCCCGAAATTTATGGCACCATGAATGTTCCTAATAAGCTGGAACTGGATGGGTTGATGTATGTTTTAGACAGGCTTCCTGAAGGAATTGAAGAATGTGCTTTTATTCACCTTACATCAGATGAGGGTTTTGATAAAGGAAGTTTCGAACCTATTGTTCCCAAAAAGAGAAGAAGAAACTGCTATAGAATAGACGAACACCAGATGAATATTGAAGTTCTTTTAGGACGTTCAGAAATTTATGATATTCTTACCCACTTAACATTCTTATTTATAGAAGCGGATAAAATCCGTAACCTGGCTTTCATTCAGGATGAAAACTGGAAGCCCACGCGTGCTTTTAAAATTATAGAAGAAGTAGTAAAGGGAGAGAAGAAATTCAGCAGAAAAGAAAAAGAAGTTGCATTGATTCACCTTTCTTCTTTAATAGGAAGAACATTTGATGAAACTTTAAGAGCTTACAATACGTTTGGGGATGATGATAATCCTGACCGTTTATTCAAAATCATCTATAACTTGGGAAGAGTAAGTTTAGAAGATGCGAAGCAAAGCAGAGAAAGGGAAATTCATTTCAGTGCTATTTTAAAAGAAAGAGTAGGACATCATTATTTTGGTGAAAAATGGGCTCATAAGGTGAAAGAGGTTTTATTTGAAAACAATCTTCATATGCGTCCGTTGCATATTATTTCAGCTAATATGCATTCGGTGAAAAATATGCTTTATGCTAATGATGCATTAAAGAAAAAAGACCACAAGGAAGTTGACTATAAATTATACGGGGAAATTTCTGATAAAAAAGAGCTTCGTGATAAAGTCTCTAAATATGCTTTAGATCAGGGATTGATCTATATTGATGATAAAAGTGGAAGTAATATAGATGTTCAGATCATTGATTTAAGCAAAACTGATCTTAAAAACACGCCTTTTAGCCAGACGAAATATTCCGGAGATGATGTCATCATGGTTTTTGACTATGCTTTCGGAGAGCAGGCATTTGAGGTTATGGATGAACTTCTTAGACCTTTCGAACATAAAGGAGAGGTGTATATGATGAAAGTGAAATCTGTATCTATCATGGGTAAAGCAGGAATTCTAACCGGAGAAAAAGGGGATATTATGATCCCAACCTCCCATATTTTTGAGGGAACTGCTGATAACTATCCATTTGAAAATGCATTGAAACTGGATGATTTTAAGGATGATGAATTAAAAGCTTTTGAAGGAACGATGATCACGGTTTTAGGAACATCACTTCAGAACAGAGATATTTTGTCTTATTTCATGAATACTTCATGGAAAGCAATCGGTCTTGAAATGGAAGGCGCTCACTACCAGAAAGCTATTCAGGTGGCCTCTAAAATCAGACATCATATTGCACCGGATCTATTTGTTTGCTATGCTTATTATGCTTCAGATAATCCCTTGGAAACGGGAAGTACACTTTCTTCAGGAGGTTTAGGACTTACAGGTGTAAAGCCAACTTATCTGATTACGTTGAAGATCCTTGAAAAGATCTTACAAAGCGGAAAAAAAGAAATTTCTGCTAAAAAATAA
- a CDS encoding GNAT family N-acetyltransferase produces the protein MREFPVIETERLVLSQLEETDLPYIVEYLQEKVFSKLTANIPYPYSEKDAEFWLKSSREAFENQSGYIFAIRDKSRKIIGTIGVHDRGDDKAELGYWLAVPFWNKGYVTEAALAVVEFAFKELGYNKIFATHFFHNPSSGRIMEKIGMQQEAVLKQHLKKDGEYFDIPMYSIFKNKYL, from the coding sequence ATGAGAGAATTTCCGGTTATAGAAACAGAAAGACTGGTTCTTTCACAATTAGAAGAAACTGATCTTCCCTATATTGTTGAATATCTTCAGGAAAAAGTTTTTTCTAAACTTACGGCTAATATTCCATACCCTTATTCTGAAAAGGATGCGGAGTTCTGGCTAAAATCGTCTCGGGAAGCTTTCGAAAATCAATCAGGATATATTTTTGCGATCCGTGATAAAAGCCGAAAAATAATAGGGACTATCGGAGTTCACGACAGGGGAGATGATAAGGCTGAGTTGGGGTATTGGCTTGCTGTTCCTTTCTGGAATAAAGGTTATGTTACCGAAGCGGCATTAGCTGTTGTTGAATTTGCATTTAAAGAACTGGGATATAATAAAATTTTTGCGACGCACTTTTTCCACAATCCATCTTCAGGCAGAATTATGGAAAAAATAGGTATGCAGCAGGAAGCGGTTTTAAAACAGCACCTCAAAAAAGATGGGGAGTATTTTGATATTCCTATGTATTCTATTTTTAAGAATAAATACCTGTAA
- a CDS encoding M1 family metallopeptidase has product MKKSIAIIFAFIISQFQAQQTPYYQQAAKYKMDIDVNAEKFTYQGNQTLEYTNNSPDELNVVYFHLYWNAFKPNSMMDQRVGGQGKNGDSRLQKDGISRLASIPKDQEGAQNIHWIKQNGKDLKFEIQETIMKVYLNQPIKPNSTTSFTMEWDAVIPQQIRRSGRNNKEGVDMTMTQWYPKISEYDYDGWATFDYIGREFHAPFSDFDVTIKIDKDYVIGAGGILANPTEVKGYDANAKIKTEKNKKAIWKWTAKNILDFAWSADRDYVVKGFDVPNGPKVYLVYQKNDKTKVWEEAQPYVTQYFQIMNSHFGKYAYPTYAFIQGGDGGMEYGMCTMILGEAKDIEGLMGLMAHEGSHSWYQQMLATNESVRPWLDEGFTSYAESYVMYQLFPPQNKFPNPFVKTLDGYRNFIKKGIEEPAVWLGDHHDNGTSYTYSTYVKGELYLVELGYIVGEENLAEIMKQYFNTWSLKHPTDRDFLHIAQKVSGMDLKWFHHYWINTTKTIDYGIKDVKYDAKSTTVTLINNGQVPMPIDFSIMTKDKKIVTYQIPTNLTHTWKKKDAYGDFTTVNYWPWTQKEYTLTIPYTKSQLEVLGIDFSQRLADINMENNFIEVK; this is encoded by the coding sequence ATGAAAAAGTCGATTGCAATCATTTTTGCGTTTATCATTTCACAATTTCAAGCGCAGCAAACTCCTTATTATCAGCAGGCTGCCAAATACAAAATGGATATTGATGTTAATGCAGAAAAATTTACTTACCAGGGAAATCAAACATTAGAATATACCAATAACTCTCCGGATGAACTGAATGTGGTTTATTTCCATTTATATTGGAATGCTTTTAAACCGAATTCTATGATGGACCAAAGAGTTGGAGGTCAGGGTAAGAATGGTGACTCAAGATTGCAGAAAGATGGAATTTCAAGATTGGCTTCTATTCCTAAAGATCAGGAAGGAGCTCAAAATATTCATTGGATTAAACAAAATGGAAAAGACCTGAAGTTTGAAATCCAGGAAACAATTATGAAGGTTTATTTAAACCAACCGATTAAGCCTAATTCGACGACATCTTTCACCATGGAATGGGATGCGGTAATTCCGCAACAGATCCGAAGAAGTGGAAGAAATAATAAAGAAGGAGTGGATATGACCATGACTCAATGGTACCCAAAAATTTCTGAATACGATTATGATGGATGGGCAACTTTTGATTATATCGGAAGAGAGTTTCATGCCCCTTTCTCAGATTTTGATGTTACCATTAAAATTGATAAAGACTATGTAATAGGTGCTGGAGGAATTCTAGCTAACCCTACAGAAGTAAAAGGGTATGATGCGAATGCAAAAATCAAAACAGAAAAAAATAAGAAAGCGATATGGAAGTGGACTGCTAAAAATATTCTTGATTTTGCATGGAGTGCAGACCGTGATTATGTAGTTAAGGGATTTGATGTTCCTAATGGTCCGAAAGTATATCTGGTTTACCAGAAAAATGATAAGACCAAGGTTTGGGAAGAGGCTCAACCCTATGTTACCCAATATTTTCAGATCATGAATTCCCATTTTGGAAAATATGCCTATCCGACATACGCGTTTATCCAAGGTGGAGATGGTGGAATGGAATACGGAATGTGTACCATGATTTTAGGAGAAGCAAAAGATATAGAAGGATTAATGGGATTAATGGCTCATGAAGGCTCTCACTCATGGTATCAGCAGATGCTTGCTACAAATGAATCGGTACGTCCATGGCTGGATGAAGGATTTACAAGCTATGCAGAAAGTTACGTGATGTATCAGCTATTTCCGCCACAGAATAAGTTTCCTAACCCTTTCGTTAAAACGTTAGACGGTTACAGAAACTTTATCAAAAAAGGGATTGAAGAACCTGCGGTATGGTTGGGGGATCACCACGATAACGGAACATCATATACATATTCTACTTATGTAAAAGGGGAATTGTACCTTGTTGAGTTAGGATATATCGTAGGAGAAGAGAATCTGGCAGAAATCATGAAACAGTATTTTAATACCTGGAGCCTAAAACATCCTACGGATCGTGATTTTCTTCATATTGCTCAAAAGGTTTCAGGAATGGATCTGAAGTGGTTCCATCATTATTGGATCAATACTACCAAGACTATTGATTATGGAATTAAAGATGTGAAATATGATGCAAAATCCACTACGGTTACTTTAATTAATAATGGACAGGTTCCTATGCCGATTGATTTCAGCATCATGACAAAAGATAAGAAAATCGTGACCTACCAGATTCCAACGAATCTTACCCATACCTGGAAGAAGAAAGATGCCTATGGAGACTTTACAACAGTAAATTACTGGCCATGGACACAAAAGGAGTATACTTTGACTATTCCTTACACTAAATCCCAGCTGGAAGTGTTAGGAATAGATTTCAGTCAGAGGTTGGCGGATATCAATATGGAAAATAATTTTATAGAAGTTAAATAA
- a CDS encoding helix-turn-helix transcriptional regulator: MKKDFYLTRYALIIKRLESSPATYSQLEDYLLNSFEFQDADIKSYSIRTLQRDIREISDLFNLSIHNKKKGDNRYYIESRPIMEVDEYNQKLLESFQVSNALNLHPDFSNFIFFESRKPTGVDHFYDLFFAIRNKRVVSFEHYNYKNKLMTSRKVHPLALKESKDRWYLIAIDTKDKILKSFGLDRINYLDVSKNKFREKYSYNFREHFKNAFGVMNLAEQKPQKITLKCTRHQGEYIKSFPLHQSQKEIKETPNEIYFEFFLHPTYDFMQEILSYGKEVRVLEPKCLVDDIRNHLQESLNSYLEE, translated from the coding sequence ATGAAAAAAGATTTTTACCTGACAAGATATGCTTTGATCATCAAAAGATTGGAAAGCTCTCCGGCTACCTATTCGCAGCTGGAGGATTATCTTTTGAACTCTTTTGAGTTTCAGGATGCGGATATCAAAAGCTATTCGATCCGTACTTTGCAAAGAGATATCCGTGAGATTTCGGATCTTTTTAATCTTTCCATTCATAACAAGAAAAAAGGAGACAACCGATATTATATCGAAAGCCGCCCCATTATGGAGGTGGATGAATACAACCAGAAATTATTGGAATCTTTTCAGGTAAGTAATGCATTAAACCTTCATCCTGATTTTTCAAATTTCATTTTTTTTGAATCCAGAAAACCAACAGGGGTTGATCACTTCTACGACCTTTTCTTCGCCATACGTAACAAAAGAGTGGTTTCTTTTGAGCATTATAATTATAAGAATAAATTGATGACTTCACGTAAGGTCCATCCTTTGGCCTTGAAAGAGTCTAAAGACCGCTGGTATCTGATCGCTATTGATACCAAAGATAAAATTTTAAAATCTTTCGGATTAGACAGAATTAATTATCTGGATGTAAGCAAAAATAAATTCCGAGAGAAATACTCTTATAACTTTAGAGAACATTTTAAAAATGCCTTTGGAGTGATGAATTTAGCGGAGCAAAAACCTCAGAAAATCACTCTGAAATGCACCCGACATCAAGGAGAATACATCAAAAGCTTTCCGCTTCATCAGTCACAAAAAGAGATAAAGGAGACTCCGAATGAAATTTATTTTGAGTTTTTCCTCCATCCTACTTATGATTTTATGCAGGAAATCCTTTCTTATGGTAAAGAAGTACGGGTTTTAGAACCTAAATGTTTAGTTGATGATATTCGCAATCATTTACAGGAATCTTTAAATAGTTATCTTGAAGAGTAA
- a CDS encoding nucleoside deaminase, translated as MFTDEYFMKMAFQEAEIAFEKDEVPIGCVVVSNNRVIARAHNLTETLNDVTAHAEMQAITSAANFLGGKYLINCTLYVTMEPCVMCSGALSWSQISKVVIGARDEQRGFINKHLSLHPKTEIVTGIMENECSSIVKEFFQSKR; from the coding sequence ATGTTTACAGACGAATATTTTATGAAGATGGCTTTTCAGGAAGCTGAAATTGCTTTTGAAAAAGATGAGGTACCTATCGGATGCGTGGTAGTATCTAATAACCGTGTTATTGCCAGAGCCCATAATCTTACGGAAACCCTTAATGATGTTACAGCTCATGCAGAAATGCAGGCCATTACTTCTGCCGCTAATTTTTTAGGGGGGAAATATCTCATCAATTGTACCCTGTATGTGACCATGGAACCTTGTGTCATGTGCTCAGGAGCGCTTTCCTGGTCACAAATTTCTAAAGTGGTTATAGGAGCCCGGGACGAGCAAAGAGGATTCATCAACAAACACCTTTCTCTTCATCCAAAAACGGAGATTGTCACAGGAATTATGGAAAACGAGTGCTCCAGTATTGTAAAAGAGTTCTTTCAATCAAAAAGGTAG
- a CDS encoding glutamine synthetase III family protein translates to MSTLRFKALETLPFKDFRKDNSIEVPAKLSELFCQNVFSEETMREYLTKEAFNSIMDAIKKGTKIQRHIADQVAVAMKDWAMSKGATHYTHWFQPLTGTTAEKHDSFFTPIEGGRAIERFSGNLLIQQEPDASSFPNGGIRNTFEARGYTAWDPTSPAFIMGTTLCIPSIFISYTGETLDYKAPLLRALNAVDEAATSVMQYFDKNVTKVTPTLGWEQEYFLVDSALFQSRPDLVLTGKTLLGHSPAKGQQLDDHYFGSIPTRVMNFMKELEIECMKLGIPVTTRHNEVAPNQFELAPMFEEVNVAVDHNSLLMDIMARVAHKHHFHILFHEKPFAGVNGSGKHNNWSLATDTGENLLSPGKNPKKNLQFLTFFVNTIKAVHEYADLLRASIASASNDHRLGANEAPPAIISVFIGSQLFRVLEELEKVTSGKLSPEEKTELKLNVVGKIPEILLDNTDRNRTSPFAFTGNKFEIRAVGSSANCAESMTVMNTIAAKQLNDFKKEVDALIEGGLKKDEAIFNVLREYIKQSKNIMFEGDGYSEDWAKEAKKRGLNNLKTTPEALKQEMDKKFLDLYEEIGVFTHREVEARNEIKLEKYSTVIDIEARVLSDIARNHIIPSALNYQNRLIENVKGLKEIFSDKEFKVLAKEQMSLITQISENVSKIKLGVEDLIKARETAKAVSDSQKQAEDYCNKVIPLFEGIREASDSLEMMVDDELWPMTKYREMLFTK, encoded by the coding sequence ATGTCAACTTTAAGATTCAAAGCGTTAGAAACATTACCATTTAAGGACTTTAGAAAAGATAATTCTATCGAAGTGCCTGCGAAATTGTCAGAATTATTCTGTCAAAATGTTTTCTCAGAAGAAACAATGAGAGAATATTTAACGAAAGAAGCATTCAATTCTATCATGGATGCTATTAAAAAAGGAACTAAAATCCAAAGACACATTGCAGATCAGGTAGCCGTAGCTATGAAAGACTGGGCAATGAGTAAGGGAGCAACACATTATACTCACTGGTTTCAACCTTTGACAGGAACGACTGCTGAAAAGCATGATTCTTTCTTCACTCCAATAGAAGGAGGCAGAGCTATTGAAAGATTCAGCGGAAACTTGCTTATCCAGCAAGAGCCGGACGCTTCTTCTTTCCCGAACGGAGGAATCAGAAACACTTTTGAAGCAAGAGGTTATACAGCCTGGGATCCTACTTCTCCGGCATTCATTATGGGAACTACACTTTGTATTCCTTCCATCTTTATTTCTTACACAGGCGAAACACTAGATTATAAAGCGCCTCTTTTAAGAGCATTAAATGCTGTTGACGAAGCTGCAACAAGCGTTATGCAGTATTTCGATAAAAACGTAACAAAAGTAACTCCTACTTTGGGGTGGGAACAAGAATATTTCCTGGTTGATTCTGCATTATTCCAATCCCGTCCGGACTTGGTACTGACAGGAAAAACTCTATTAGGACACTCTCCTGCGAAAGGACAGCAATTAGATGACCACTATTTCGGATCTATTCCAACAAGAGTTATGAACTTCATGAAGGAGCTGGAAATAGAATGTATGAAATTAGGTATTCCTGTAACCACAAGACATAACGAGGTAGCTCCTAACCAATTTGAGCTGGCTCCAATGTTTGAGGAAGTGAACGTTGCTGTAGACCACAACTCTTTACTGATGGACATCATGGCTAGAGTTGCTCACAAGCACCACTTCCACATTTTATTCCATGAGAAGCCATTCGCTGGAGTAAATGGAAGCGGAAAGCACAACAACTGGTCTCTTGCAACTGATACTGGGGAAAACTTATTAAGCCCAGGAAAAAACCCTAAGAAAAACTTACAGTTCTTAACATTCTTCGTTAACACGATTAAAGCAGTACATGAATATGCTGACCTTCTAAGAGCAAGTATCGCTTCTGCAAGTAATGACCACAGACTAGGCGCGAACGAAGCTCCACCGGCCATTATCTCCGTATTTATCGGAAGCCAACTGTTCAGAGTTTTAGAAGAACTTGAAAAAGTAACAAGCGGGAAATTATCTCCTGAAGAGAAAACAGAATTAAAATTAAATGTAGTTGGAAAAATCCCTGAAATCTTATTAGATAACACTGATAGAAACAGAACTTCACCATTTGCATTTACAGGAAATAAATTTGAAATCAGAGCCGTAGGTTCTTCTGCAAACTGTGCAGAATCTATGACAGTAATGAACACTATTGCTGCAAAACAACTTAATGATTTCAAAAAAGAGGTTGACGCTTTAATTGAAGGCGGTTTGAAAAAAGACGAAGCGATCTTCAACGTTCTAAGAGAGTATATTAAGCAATCTAAGAACATCATGTTTGAAGGTGACGGATATTCTGAAGACTGGGCAAAAGAAGCTAAGAAAAGAGGATTGAATAACCTAAAAACAACTCCGGAAGCTTTAAAGCAGGAAATGGATAAGAAGTTTTTAGATTTATATGAGGAAATCGGAGTATTCACTCACAGAGAGGTAGAAGCAAGAAACGAAATTAAACTTGAAAAATACTCAACAGTTATTGATATTGAAGCAAGAGTTCTAAGTGATATTGCAAGAAATCACATTATCCCTTCCGCTTTAAACTATCAAAACAGACTTATTGAAAACGTTAAGGGTCTTAAAGAAATTTTCAGCGATAAAGAATTCAAAGTATTGGCAAAAGAGCAAATGAGCCTAATTACTCAAATTTCCGAGAATGTTTCTAAAATCAAACTAGGAGTTGAGGATCTTATCAAAGCCAGAGAGACAGCAAAAGCTGTTTCAGATAGCCAAAAACAAGCAGAAGACTATTGTAATAAAGTAATTCCTTTATTTGAAGGAATCAGAGAAGCTTCTGACAGCCTTGAAATGATGGTGGATGATGAGCTTTGGCCAATGACAAAATACAGAGAAATGTTATTTACAAAGTAA